A single window of Halobacterium jilantaiense DNA harbors:
- a CDS encoding RAD55 family ATPase gives MPYDVTGVLPDALCREFDHGTNLLLSGPAMSGKRTTLLDLVARGERDAEGSVLVTSRDPAEEIVDEYEQSLAGPSSFLHVVDCVSTQSGSATAAQGVHHVSSPGDLTGIGIEFSGVAEAAAEAGVDRLRVGFDSLSPLLMYVDIQRLFRFLHVFTSQIQSQDWLGVFSVDPESHDAQTVNTISQLFDGILEVRVPDDGGQEARLRGVTDTPTEWVPLEE, from the coding sequence ATGCCGTACGACGTCACGGGAGTGCTACCGGACGCGCTCTGTCGGGAGTTCGACCACGGAACGAATCTCCTGTTGAGCGGGCCGGCAATGTCGGGCAAGCGAACCACGCTCCTCGACCTGGTCGCGCGCGGCGAGCGCGACGCTGAGGGGTCAGTGTTAGTGACCTCCAGGGACCCCGCCGAGGAAATCGTCGACGAGTACGAGCAGTCACTCGCCGGACCGAGTTCGTTCCTCCACGTCGTCGACTGCGTGAGCACGCAGTCCGGCTCGGCGACGGCCGCACAGGGCGTCCACCACGTCTCCTCGCCGGGCGACCTGACGGGCATCGGCATCGAGTTCTCGGGCGTCGCCGAAGCGGCCGCCGAGGCGGGCGTCGACCGGCTCCGCGTGGGGTTCGATTCGCTCTCGCCGCTGTTGATGTACGTCGACATCCAGCGGCTGTTCCGGTTCCTGCACGTGTTCACGAGCCAGATACAGAGCCAGGACTGGCTGGGCGTGTTCTCCGTCGACCCGGAGAGCCACGACGCCCAGACGGTCAACACCATCAGCCAGCTGTTCGACGGCATCCTCGAAGTCCGGGTTCCCGACGACGGCGGGCAGGAAGCCCGGCTCCGGGGCGTCACCGACACACCGACCGAGTGGGTGCCACTGGAGGAGTAG
- a CDS encoding VOC family protein — protein MSGIVFFRTAARDRVVEFYRERLGFEVWLEQDGGCTILRHDDLKLGFCDAASEDDVDTDGIVTVYYDTRAAVDERHDDLADVATGGPRENEDYDIYQFFAADPEGRTLEVQTFLHDLPE, from the coding sequence GTGAGCGGCATCGTCTTCTTCCGGACGGCAGCGCGGGACCGCGTCGTCGAGTTCTACCGCGAGCGCCTCGGGTTCGAAGTGTGGCTCGAACAGGACGGCGGCTGCACGATTCTCCGCCACGACGACCTCAAACTCGGGTTCTGCGACGCGGCGAGCGAGGACGACGTGGACACGGACGGCATCGTCACCGTCTACTACGACACCCGCGCCGCGGTCGACGAGCGACACGACGACCTCGCGGACGTGGCGACCGGCGGCCCCCGGGAGAACGAGGACTACGACATCTACCAGTTCTTCGCCGCGGACCCCGAGGGCCGGACGCTGGAGGTCCAGACGTTCCTGCACGACCTCCCGGAGTAG
- a CDS encoding GIY-YIG nuclease family protein: protein MQPGTYTLLVSLPEPATVEFGAAGSYDLDTGWYAYTGSAFGAGGLKRVTRHRDLAAGERDARHWHVDYLLGHPEASVDAVYVTENEDIECETARRLADESEPVAGLGASDCDCETHLAYAADRVVLAETLRDCHGRRWPDA from the coding sequence ATGCAGCCGGGCACCTACACCCTCCTCGTCTCGCTGCCCGAACCGGCCACCGTCGAGTTCGGCGCAGCCGGCTCCTACGACCTCGACACTGGCTGGTACGCCTACACGGGCTCGGCGTTCGGCGCGGGCGGCCTGAAGCGCGTGACGCGACACCGAGACCTCGCTGCCGGCGAGCGCGACGCCCGCCACTGGCACGTCGACTACCTGCTGGGCCACCCCGAGGCGAGCGTCGACGCCGTCTACGTCACCGAGAACGAGGACATCGAGTGCGAGACGGCCCGCCGGCTCGCCGACGAGTCGGAGCCGGTTGCGGGGCTGGGCGCGTCGGACTGCGACTGCGAGACGCACCTCGCGTACGCGGCCGACCGAGTCGTCCTCGCGGAGACACTCCGCGACTGCCACGGTAGACGCTGGCCCGACGCCTGA
- a CDS encoding aldo/keto reductase, producing MEYTTLGNTGMEVSKICLGCMSFGSSGWRPWVLDEDEARPIIERAIDLGVNFFDTANMYSGGESERVLGNVLADYDRDEQVVATKGYFQMNEDDPNSGGLSRKSIEQELQNSLDRLGMDTIDLYQTHRWDYDTPIDETLSALTDAVRRGDVRYVGTSSQWARQFADALHTSDREGYERFATMQNHYNLVYREEEREMLPLCQNQGVGVIPWSPLARGYLTRPHEDIDATTRGDTEEHMYRHPYTEGGGREINERVQELAAEKGVEMAQIALSWLFHKDTVDAPIVGTTSVEHLEQAVEALEISLSDSDIDYLEEPYEPVPVSGHE from the coding sequence ATGGAGTACACGACACTCGGCAACACCGGGATGGAGGTCTCGAAAATCTGTCTGGGCTGCATGAGCTTCGGCTCGTCGGGCTGGCGTCCGTGGGTGCTCGACGAGGACGAGGCCCGCCCCATCATCGAGCGCGCCATCGACCTCGGGGTGAACTTCTTCGACACCGCGAACATGTACTCCGGGGGCGAGAGCGAGCGCGTCCTCGGGAACGTCCTCGCGGACTACGACCGCGACGAGCAGGTCGTCGCCACGAAGGGGTACTTCCAGATGAACGAAGACGACCCGAACTCCGGCGGGCTCTCCCGGAAGTCCATCGAGCAGGAGCTACAGAACTCGCTGGACCGCCTCGGCATGGACACCATCGACCTCTACCAGACCCACCGCTGGGACTACGACACCCCCATCGACGAGACGCTGTCGGCGCTCACCGACGCCGTCCGCCGGGGCGACGTCCGGTACGTCGGCACGTCCTCGCAGTGGGCCCGCCAGTTCGCCGACGCCCTCCACACGAGCGACCGTGAGGGCTACGAGCGATTCGCCACGATGCAGAACCACTACAACCTCGTCTACCGGGAGGAGGAACGCGAGATGCTCCCGCTCTGCCAGAATCAGGGCGTCGGCGTCATCCCGTGGTCGCCGCTCGCCCGCGGCTACCTCACCCGGCCCCACGAGGACATCGACGCGACCACGCGGGGCGACACGGAGGAACACATGTACCGCCACCCCTACACCGAGGGCGGCGGGCGGGAAATCAACGAGCGCGTGCAGGAACTCGCCGCCGAGAAGGGCGTGGAGATGGCGCAAATCGCGCTCTCGTGGCTGTTCCACAAGGACACCGTGGACGCGCCCATCGTCGGCACGACCAGCGTCGAACACCTCGAACAGGCCGTCGAAGCGCTCGAAATCAGTCTCTCCGACTCGGACATCGACTACCTCGAAGAACCCTACGAGCCGGTGCCCGTCTCCGGCCACGAGTAG
- a CDS encoding DUF3592 domain-containing protein, protein MSPRINIGSGDGNSSRGVLVFLVISVAIAGYGGYDYLQQSEAVRNAVEVDATVVETGVDTESGRRGRVDYRPTATFEYSHDGETYTGNSVFPGSVTPTYDTESAARDVVADYEPGDTVTAYVDPASPGSAFLKNQQTDTPVKLAAIGLVGVLLTAIKYVRS, encoded by the coding sequence GTGTCCCCGAGAATCAACATCGGCAGCGGCGACGGCAACTCCTCCCGCGGCGTCCTCGTGTTCCTCGTCATCAGCGTCGCAATCGCCGGGTACGGCGGCTACGACTACCTCCAGCAGTCGGAGGCCGTCCGGAACGCCGTCGAGGTCGACGCGACCGTCGTCGAGACCGGCGTCGACACCGAGTCGGGCCGACGCGGGCGCGTCGACTACCGCCCGACGGCGACCTTCGAGTATAGCCACGACGGCGAGACGTACACCGGGAACTCGGTGTTCCCGGGGTCGGTGACGCCGACCTACGACACCGAGTCGGCGGCACGCGACGTAGTCGCCGACTACGAGCCGGGCGATACAGTGACGGCGTACGTCGACCCCGCGAGCCCCGGCAGCGCCTTCCTGAAGAACCAGCAGACGGACACCCCGGTGAAGCTCGCCGCAATCGGGCTGGTGGGCGTCCTCCTGACTGCTATCAAGTACGTCCGGTCGTGA
- a CDS encoding ABC transporter permease: MGSRIVLARRTLGSLRSEKTIVLALVIQLFIAGFSSFLVVGLVSLYDPGSTEGALEVDVGVTGNASGDIAATVADGGVRVVPFQSQSRAGSAFQRGDVDALLHATTQPGGRILVEATAPEGSFRTTLVVSELKSALSALEREQRTTFAQRLDRQPLDLPPEDRSNPYFSFTYTVLLPLLAFLPAFISGSVMADSLAEEAERGTLELLRVAPLSLRDVVDGKAIALVGLAPAQVALWLALLSYNGTSIANPLAVLALVTGVAAVLVAGGAALALRIGARREAQLLYSFVALGAFGAASLLPQSPQNLVARLAVDSATTLTWLTLAATLAAAAVSYAGLRWFAGGGED; encoded by the coding sequence TTGGGTAGCCGCATCGTCCTCGCGCGCCGCACGCTCGGGTCGCTGCGCTCCGAGAAGACCATCGTGCTCGCGCTCGTCATCCAGCTGTTCATCGCGGGGTTCTCGTCGTTCCTCGTCGTCGGCCTCGTCTCGCTGTACGACCCCGGCTCCACGGAGGGCGCTCTCGAGGTCGACGTCGGCGTCACCGGGAACGCCAGCGGCGATATCGCCGCCACGGTCGCCGACGGCGGCGTCCGCGTCGTCCCGTTCCAGTCGCAGTCTCGGGCCGGCTCGGCGTTCCAGCGCGGCGATGTCGACGCGCTGTTGCACGCTACGACACAACCCGGCGGCCGCATCCTCGTCGAAGCCACAGCGCCGGAGGGCTCGTTCCGCACGACGCTCGTCGTCTCGGAGCTGAAGAGCGCGCTGTCCGCGCTCGAACGCGAGCAGCGGACGACCTTCGCCCAGCGCCTCGACCGCCAACCCCTCGACCTGCCGCCCGAGGACCGCTCGAACCCCTACTTCTCGTTCACGTACACCGTCCTGCTGCCGCTGCTGGCGTTCCTGCCGGCGTTCATCTCCGGCAGCGTGATGGCTGACTCGCTCGCCGAGGAGGCCGAACGCGGCACCCTCGAACTGCTCCGTGTCGCGCCGCTGTCGCTACGGGACGTGGTCGACGGGAAAGCCATCGCGCTCGTCGGGCTGGCTCCCGCGCAGGTCGCGCTCTGGCTCGCGCTGCTGTCGTACAACGGGACGAGCATCGCGAACCCACTGGCGGTGCTCGCGCTCGTAACGGGCGTCGCGGCCGTGCTGGTCGCCGGGGGTGCCGCGCTCGCGCTCCGAATCGGCGCGCGTCGGGAGGCACAGCTACTGTACTCGTTCGTCGCGCTCGGGGCGTTCGGCGCTGCCAGCCTGCTCCCGCAGAGCCCGCAGAACCTCGTCGCGCGGCTGGCCGTCGACAGCGCCACGACGCTGACGTGGCTCACGCTCGCCGCGACGCTCGCGGCCGCTGCGGTCTCCTACGCCGGCCTCCGGTGGTTCGCCGGCGGCGGCGAGGACTGA